The Panacibacter microcysteis genome includes a window with the following:
- a CDS encoding MFS transporter: MINKTDPKDVVPFGQKVAFGAGNLTNQLLPAALGVFMFFLVVGFGMSPYKAGILAAIPRFIDAILDPIMGYISDNTRSKWGRRKPYIFGGAIVVGLAFILMWQLKVPEAGDNHETYNFIYFLVMSVIFYLGYTVFAAPLIGLGYEMTPDYNERTRLMAMSQIMGQVAWMIAPWFWFLISRPELFPGAPAGVRQLSVWVGLLCLIMGIMPALFCKEIDQSNLQGQTKLSWRDLVSNMKHFFSDIKKTVTNKPFLRLCGATFFVFNGFQIVAQFAFFIIIFYLYNGDQQAAGQWPAWFGTVSAMATAFFVIPVITYMSTKIGKRNAFIVSTVISIAGYALKWWGFHPGNPWLMFLPIPLMSFGIGGLFTLMMSMTADVCDYDELKNGMPRKEALFGAVYWWMVKLGTSLALFISGVVLSSVGFDQNAKAQSESAITALRLADIIVPSLAGVFAIAIMWGYNISEKRAMEIREELIKRRGDI; the protein is encoded by the coding sequence ATGATCAATAAAACAGACCCAAAAGATGTGGTACCATTTGGGCAGAAAGTTGCATTCGGCGCAGGTAATCTAACCAACCAGTTGCTGCCGGCAGCATTGGGTGTATTTATGTTTTTCCTCGTGGTAGGTTTCGGTATGAGCCCTTATAAAGCAGGCATACTTGCTGCTATTCCAAGATTTATAGATGCCATACTCGATCCCATCATGGGTTATATATCAGATAACACACGCTCTAAATGGGGAAGAAGAAAACCTTACATATTCGGCGGTGCTATAGTGGTTGGCCTTGCATTTATACTTATGTGGCAACTGAAGGTACCGGAAGCAGGGGATAACCATGAAACCTACAACTTTATTTATTTCCTGGTAATGTCTGTTATTTTCTATCTCGGCTATACTGTTTTTGCAGCCCCGCTGATTGGCCTTGGTTATGAAATGACACCAGATTACAATGAGCGTACAAGATTAATGGCCATGTCCCAGATAATGGGGCAGGTTGCCTGGATGATTGCACCATGGTTCTGGTTCCTGATCTCAAGACCGGAATTATTTCCCGGTGCACCTGCAGGTGTAAGACAACTTTCTGTCTGGGTAGGGCTGCTATGTTTGATCATGGGCATTATGCCGGCTTTGTTTTGCAAAGAAATTGACCAGTCTAATTTACAGGGGCAAACAAAATTATCATGGCGCGACCTGGTAAGCAACATGAAACATTTTTTTAGCGATATTAAAAAGACAGTTACCAATAAGCCTTTCCTGCGTTTATGTGGTGCTACTTTTTTTGTGTTTAACGGGTTCCAGATTGTAGCCCAGTTTGCTTTTTTCATTATCATTTTCTATTTATACAACGGAGACCAGCAGGCTGCAGGGCAGTGGCCCGCATGGTTTGGAACGGTAAGCGCAATGGCTACCGCATTTTTTGTTATTCCTGTGATTACGTATATGTCTACCAAAATTGGCAAGCGTAATGCCTTTATTGTATCCACCGTCATTTCCATTGCCGGCTACGCATTAAAATGGTGGGGGTTTCATCCCGGCAACCCGTGGCTGATGTTTCTTCCTATACCATTAATGTCGTTTGGTATTGGCGGACTTTTTACATTGATGATGAGTATGACAGCCGATGTGTGCGACTACGATGAACTGAAAAATGGCATGCCACGCAAAGAAGCATTGTTTGGCGCAGTATACTGGTGGATGGTTAAACTCGGCACCTCACTCGCTTTATTTATCAGCGGTGTTGTACTAAGCAGTGTAGGGTTCGATCAGAATGCAAAAGCGCAATCGGAGTCAGCTATTACCGCACTGCGGCTGGCAGATATCATTGTGCCATCACTGGCCGGTGTGTTTGCCATCGCTATAATGTGGGGTTACAATATTTCAGAAAAACGGGCAATGGAAATAAGAGAAGAACTTATTAAAAGAAGAGGCGATATATAA
- a CDS encoding glycosyl hydrolase family 17 protein: MSFRKEHILSLKPDTGSNYLQGETEEALTDLFAEILKTGVHGFCFSLYEDGQKPGDVISETQVRRRMEILQPYTKWIRSFSCTEGNEFIPKIAKEMGLKTLVGAWLGKDDEINQREIAGLIELAKNGYVDIAAVGNEVMYRKDLGEEELVGFISKVKNEIHGIPVGYVDAYYEFSHRPQITAVCDVILCNCYPFWEACPFENALDYMKQMYYQAKAAGNGKEVIITETGWPSQGENLRGAYPSAKSARDYFINTQLWSANDNIPVFYFSSFDESWKVGAEGTVGAYWGIWDKNEQLKF; encoded by the coding sequence ATGTCATTCAGAAAAGAGCATATACTGTCTTTGAAACCAGACACAGGCAGCAACTATCTGCAGGGCGAAACAGAAGAAGCACTGACAGACCTGTTTGCAGAAATTCTTAAAACCGGCGTACATGGTTTTTGTTTTAGTCTTTATGAAGATGGCCAGAAACCCGGTGATGTTATTTCTGAAACGCAGGTAAGAAGAAGAATGGAAATATTACAACCCTATACCAAATGGATACGCTCATTTTCCTGTACAGAAGGCAATGAATTTATTCCGAAAATAGCAAAGGAAATGGGTTTAAAAACGCTGGTTGGTGCATGGCTGGGTAAAGATGATGAGATCAACCAACGGGAAATTGCAGGGCTCATTGAACTGGCAAAAAACGGGTATGTGGATATTGCTGCTGTAGGCAATGAAGTAATGTACCGCAAAGACCTCGGCGAAGAGGAACTGGTTGGTTTCATCAGCAAGGTAAAGAATGAAATCCATGGCATACCTGTTGGCTATGTAGATGCATATTACGAGTTTTCGCACCGCCCGCAAATAACCGCTGTGTGTGATGTAATACTGTGTAATTGCTATCCTTTCTGGGAGGCCTGCCCTTTTGAAAACGCGCTGGATTATATGAAGCAGATGTACTACCAGGCAAAAGCTGCGGGCAATGGCAAAGAGGTAATTATTACAGAAACAGGCTGGCCCAGCCAGGGCGAGAACCTTCGTGGCGCGTATCCTTCAGCCAAAAGCGCAAGAGACTATTTCATTAATACACAATTGTGGTCTGCTAACGACAATATTCCTGTTTTTTATTTTTCTTCTTTCGATGAGTCATGGAAGGTAGGCGCAGAAGGTACTGTAGGCGCCTATTGGGGTATTTGGGATAAAAATGAGCAATTGAAATTCTGA